The proteins below are encoded in one region of Eulemur rufifrons isolate Redbay chromosome 2, OSU_ERuf_1, whole genome shotgun sequence:
- the RPAP1 gene encoding RNA polymerase II-associated protein 1 isoform X3, with protein MVPPEDAVTCEAPAPRDQGYQLPGSSHNFQGPSLVTGKGLRGQEAQQEAQTIHEENVARLQAMAPEEILQEQQRLLAQLDPSLVAFLRSHSHTQEQTGKKATEEQKPGGSSVHVNKEEPLMSTSASESRKGDKLEPGAPALALPVTPQKEWLHMDTVEMEKLHWTQDLPPLRRQQTQERMQARFSLQGELLSPDVDLPTHLGLHHHGEEAERAGYSLQELFHLTRSQVSQQRALALHVLAQVISRAQAGEFGERLVGSVLHLLLDAGFLFLLRFSLDDRVDGVIAAAIRALRALLVAPGDEELLDSTFSWYHGALMFPLMPSQEDKEEEDEDEERPAEKAKRKSPEEGSRPAPDLARHDVIKGLLATNLLARLRFVLEVTCPGPAVVLDILAVLIRLARHSLESATRVLECPRLIETIVGEFLPTSWSPMGIGPTPSLHKVPCATAMKLLRVLASAGTNIAARLLSSFDLRSRLCRFIAEAPQELALPPEEAETLSTEALRLWAVASSYGQGGNLYRELYPVLMRALQAVPQELSTHPPQPLSVRRIASLLTLLTQLTLAAGSTHPKPISDSAEASLSATPSLITWTQVSGLQPLVEPCLRQTLKLLPRSEMWSALSPVPTACLLFLSAYYQAWSQQPSLCPEDWLQDMERLSEELLLPLLSQPTLGSLWESLRHCSPLCNPLSCAPAPEAPPSLVSLGCAGGCPPLSLAGSASPFPFLTALLSLCNTLARIHKGLCGQLAVILAAPGLQNYFLQCVAPGAAPHLTPFSAWALHHEYHLQYLALALAQKTAIVQPLPAASAALHHGMALSLLSRLLPGSEYLAHELLLSCVFRLEFLPERTSGGPEAADFSDQLSLGSSREPRCGRGALLAQACRDLPSIRSCYLSHCSPARASLLASQALHRGELQQVPTLLLPVPKEPLLPTDWPFLPLIHLYHQASDTPSGLPPTDTVGTAMRVLQWVLVLESWRPQALWAVPPAARLARLMCVFLVDSDLFRESPIQHLVAALLSQLCQPQVLPSLNLDSPLPGLTSFPDLYANFLDHFEAVSFGDHLFGALVLLPLQRRFSVTLRLALFGEHVGALRSLSLPLTQLPVSLECYTGPPEDNLDLLQLYFRALVTGALRPRWCPVLYAVAVAHVNSFIFSQDPKSSDEVKVARRRMLQKTWLLADEGLRQHLLHYKLPNSTLPEGFELYSQLPPLRQQYLQRLTLTMLQNGVSEI; from the exons ATGGTCCCACCAGAGG ATGCTGTGACCTGTGAGGCACCCGCTCCTAGAGACCAGGGCTACCAGCTTCCAGGGAGCAGCCACAACTTCCAGGGCCCCAGTTTGGTCACAGGGAAGGGGCTCAGAGGCCAGGAGGCTCAGCAGGAAGCCCAGACCATCCATGAAGAGAATGTAGCAAGACTGCAGGCCATGGCTCCTGAGGAGATACTACAGGAACAGCAGCGGTTGCTGGCTCAGCTTG ACCCCAGCTTGGTTGCCTTTTTGAGATCTCACAGCCATACCCAAGAACAAACAGGAAAGAAGGCCACCGAGGAGCAGAAGCCAGGAGGATCCTCTGTTCATGTCAACAAAGAGGAGCCCCTCATGTCAACTTCTGCCAGTGAGTCCAGGAAGGGAGACAAGCTGGAGCCAGGAGCCCCAG CGCTTGCACTGCCTGTGACCCCCCAGAAGGAATGGCTACACATGGACACTGTCGAAATGGAAAAGCTCCATTGGACCCAGGACTTGCCCCCACTCCGGCGGCAGCAGACACAGGAG AGGATGCAGGCCCGATTCAGTCTACAGGGAGAGCTACTGTCCCCTGATGTGGACCTACCCACCCACCTGGGCTTGCACCACCATGGCgaggaggcagag AGAGCAGGGTACTCCCTACAGGAGCTGTTCCACCTGACCCGCAGCCAGGTGTCCCAGCAGAGAGCACTAGCACTGCATGTGTTGGCCCAGGTCATCAGCAGG gcccaggctggtgAGTTTGGGGAACGGCTCGTGGGCAGTGTCTTGCACCTCCTTTTGGACGCTGGTTTCCTCTTCCTGCTGCGCTTCTCCCTGGATGACAGAGTGGATGGGGTCATCGCAGCTGCCATCCGGGCTCTTCGGGCTCTGCTGGTGGCTCCTGGAGATGAG GAGCTCCTCGACAGCACCTTCTCTTGGTACCATGGAGCTTTGATGTTCCCTCTGATGCCCAGCCAGGAGgacaaggaggaagaggatgaggatgAAGAACGCCCGGcagaaaaggcaaaaaggaaGAGCCCCGAGGAAGGAAGCCGGCCTGCACCTGACCTGGCCCGACATGATGTCATCAAG GGGCTCCTGGCTACCAACCTGCTGGCTCGGCTGCGCTTTGTGCTAGAGGTCACCTGCCCAGGACCTGCTGTGGTCCTTGACATCCTGGCCGTGCTCATCCGCCTGGCCCGGCATTCCCTGGAGTCAGCCACGAGG GTCCTGGAGTGCCCTCGGCTGATAGAGACCATAGTTGGAGAGTTCTTGCCCACCAGCTGGTCCCCCATGGGGATAGGGCCTACCCCCAGTCTACACAAAGTACCCTGTGCTACTGCCATGAAACTACTTCGTGTCCTGGCCTCGGCTGGTACGAATATTGCTGCCCGGCTG TTGAGCAGCTTTGACCTCCGGAGCCGCCTGTGCCGCTTCATAGCTGAGGCTCCCCAAGAACTGGCCTTGCCCCCAGAGGAAGCTGAGACGCTGAGCACTGAGGCCCTCCGTCTGTGGGCTGTGGCCTCTTCCTATGGCCAGGGCGGTAacctttacag GGAGCTCTACCCAGTGCTGATGCGGGCCTTGCAGGCCGTGCCACAGGAGCTCAGCACCCACCCGCCTCAGCCCCTGTCCGTGCGACGGATAGCCTCATTGCTCACTCTCCTCACGCAGCTGACCCTGGCAGCTGGTAGCACCCACCCCAAACCCATCAG TGACTCTGCTGAGGCCAGCCTATCGGCCACCCCCTCCTTGATCACTTGGACGCAGGTGTCTGGGCTCCAGCCTCTTGTGGAGCCATGTCTAAGGCAGACCTTGAAGTTACTGCCCAGATCTGAGATGTGGAGTGCCCTGAGCCCAGTGCCCACTGCCTGCCTGTTGTTCCTGAGCGCCTACTACCAGGCCTGGAGCCAGCAA CCAAGCTTGTGCCCAGAGGATTGGCTTCAGGACATGGAGCGCTTGTCGGAGGAGCTGTTGCTGCCACTGCTGAGTCAGCCCACTCTGGGCAGCCTGTGGGAGTCCCTTAG GCACTGCTCCCCTCTCTGCAACCCGCTGTCCTGTGCTCCGGCCCCTGAAGCTCCCCCTAGCCTCGTGTCACTGGGCTGTGCAGGAGGCTGCCCCCCTCTGAGTCTGGCTGGCTCAGCCTCACCCTTCCCATTCCTCACTGCCCTCCTCTCACTTTGCAACACCCTGGCCCGGATCCACAAGGGGCTGTGTGGCCAG CTGGCAGTCATATTGGCTGCCCCTGGACTCCAGAACTACTTCCTCCAGTGTGTGGCTCCTGGGGCTGCCCCACACCTCACACCCTTCTCTGCGTGGGCCCTGCACCACGAGTACCACCTGCAGTACCTGGCCCTCGCCCTGGCCCAGAAAACG GCAATTGTCCAGCCACTGCCTGCCGCCAGTGCTGCCCTCCATCATGGTATGGCCTTGTCCTTGCTGAGCCGGCTGCTGCCCGGAAGCGAGTACCTCGCCCACGAGCTGCTCTTGAGCTGTGTGTTCCGGCTGGAGTTCCTCCC AGAAAGAACATCAGGGGGTCCAGAGGCAGCCGATTTCTCTGACCAACTCTCCTTAGGGAGCAGCAGGGAGCCTCGGTGTGGACGAGGGGCCCTACTAGCTCAGGCCTGCCGGGACCTCCCCAGCATCCGCAGCTGCTACCTGAGCCACTGCTCGCCAGCCCGAGCCAGCCTGCTGGCTTCCCAGGCTTTGCACCGAGGGGAGCTACAGCAAGTCCCAACCCTGCTGCTGCCTGTGCCTAAGGAGCCATTGCTGCCCACCGACTGGCCCTTCCTGCCACTGATTCACCTCTACCACCAGGCTTCAGATACCCCCTCGGGGCTCCCTCCCACTGACACTGTGGGGACAGCCATGCGGGTCCTGCAGTGGGTGCTAGTTCTGGAGAGCTGGCGCCCCCAGGCCCTCTGGGCTGTGCCTCCTGCTGCCCGCCTGGCACGGCTCATGTGTGTGTTCCTGGTGGACAGTGACCTGTTCCGGGAGTCCCCAATACAGCATCTGGTGGCAGCCCTCCTATCCCAGCTCTGTCAGCCTCAAGTCCTGCCAAGCCTCAACCTGGACAGTCCACTTCCTGGCCTGACATCTTTCCCTGACCTCTATGCCAACTTCCTGGATCATTTTGAGGCTGTCTCTTTTGGGGACCACCTTTTTGGAGCTCTGGTCCTTCTTCCCCTGCAGCGTCGGTTCAGTGTCACCTTGCGCCTTGCCCTGTTTGGGGAACACGTGGGAGCCTTGCGATCTCTGAGCCTGCCTCTGACGCAG TTGCCTGTGTCCCTGGAGTGCTACACCGGGCCTCCTGAAGACAACCTGGACCTCCTTCAGCTCTACTTCCGGGCCCTGGTTACTGGAGCACTCCGTCCACGTTGGTGCCCTGTGCTCTACGCTGTGGCTGTGGCTCATGTCAATAGCTTCATCTTCTCCCAGGACCCAAAGAGCTCA GATGAGGTAAAGGTGGCCCGCAGGCGTATGCTGCAGAAAACTTGGCTGCTGGCAGATGAG GGTCTCCGGCAGCATCTCCTCCACTATAAGCTTCCCAATTCTACCCTCCCAGAGGGCTTTGAGCTGTACTCTCAGTTGCCCCCTCTGCGTCAGCAGTACCTCCAGAGACTGACCTTAACGATGCTCCAAAATGGGGTATCAGAGATCTAG